From the genome of Sphingobacterium kitahiroshimense, one region includes:
- a CDS encoding DUF983 domain-containing protein — protein sequence MKEKETTYELSEFKAASKALCPRCRKGKIFTGNTYGFKTQKMNTHCDYCGLRYEREPGYFYVSMFVSYAFTVAEMITACLATYIITGNDNSFWLYSIVALVTVFILSPFNYRYSRVVLMYWLSPGLNYNPNIKQKEINPTSRTL from the coding sequence ATGAAAGAGAAGGAAACTACTTATGAATTATCAGAATTTAAAGCCGCCAGCAAGGCACTATGCCCTCGTTGCCGTAAAGGAAAAATATTCACAGGGAATACTTATGGCTTTAAAACACAAAAAATGAACACGCATTGTGATTACTGCGGTCTACGTTACGAACGTGAACCGGGATATTTCTACGTGTCTATGTTTGTGAGTTATGCATTTACAGTTGCTGAAATGATCACAGCTTGTCTAGCTACGTATATTATAACTGGCAATGACAATTCGTTTTGGCTTTACTCAATTGTAGCATTAGTGACAGTTTTTATATTAAGTCCTTTCAATTACCGTTACTCCAGAGTTGTATTGATGTATTGGTTGAGTCCTGGACTAAATTACAATCCTAATATCAAACAAAAAGAAATCAACCCTACATCAAGAACTTTATAA
- a CDS encoding AraC family transcriptional regulator, with amino-acid sequence MIKKSTIPVLDNCSINNDSSSLLFVDHLADYIAMHHNMVFPHKHNFYHFVLFTKGSGNHLIDFEKHEIEAYQIYFMAPGQVHTWNFNGDEEGFVVNFDPEYFQSFLLRTDYLNRFSFLSGQNDQIVFTIPESNRKDAYKMFEAFYQTSKNPTASDLIRVSLLQLLLWIESWHGTKTEKTSNPYNYTIFHNYQRLVEKNFKEIRLPKAYAEQLFITPNHLNAICKSYIGSAAGEIIRERVLLEAKRLLVNKNLNINEIAIELNFNDNSYFTKFFKKATGLTPDEFRKNNS; translated from the coding sequence GTGATAAAGAAAAGTACCATACCCGTATTAGATAACTGCTCCATCAATAACGATTCGAGCAGCCTCTTATTTGTCGATCATCTTGCTGATTACATCGCGATGCATCACAATATGGTATTTCCGCATAAACATAATTTCTACCATTTTGTGCTCTTTACAAAAGGTTCCGGCAATCACCTGATCGATTTTGAAAAACATGAAATAGAAGCATACCAAATCTACTTTATGGCCCCAGGGCAAGTACACACCTGGAACTTCAATGGTGATGAAGAGGGTTTCGTTGTAAACTTTGATCCGGAGTATTTTCAATCTTTCTTATTACGAACTGATTATTTAAATCGTTTTTCGTTTTTAAGTGGTCAGAATGATCAAATTGTATTTACAATTCCAGAGTCTAATCGAAAAGATGCTTATAAAATGTTTGAGGCATTTTATCAGACAAGTAAAAATCCAACGGCTAGCGATTTAATACGTGTGAGCTTACTTCAGCTATTGCTTTGGATTGAATCTTGGCATGGCACAAAAACGGAGAAAACGAGTAATCCATATAATTACACCATTTTCCATAATTATCAACGATTAGTGGAAAAAAACTTTAAAGAAATCAGATTGCCAAAAGCATATGCGGAACAGCTATTTATTACACCTAATCATCTGAACGCGATCTGCAAATCGTACATAGGAAGTGCGGCTGGCGAGATCATTCGGGAACGTGTATTGCTTGAAGCAAAGCGATTATTGGTCAATAAAAATCTCAATATTAATGAGATCGCTATCGAGTTGAATTTTAATGACAACTCTTATTTTACTAAATTTTTTAAAAAAGCTACTGGATTAACACCCGATGAATTCAGAAAAAACAACAGTTAG
- a CDS encoding mechanosensitive ion channel family protein, protein MNRLESSLDTLLEVVLLKTPSIITGIIILIVGSYIVKFLLGLISRRFEKRNVDLSIRGFAMSILRVVFYALLFLTVASTMGIETTSFIAALSAFGLAAGLALQGSLSNFAGGVLILLFRPFEVGDYVSSSNGTSGTVDRIDILYTTLIAGDGVRVFSPNGPLANSVIQNFTKITNRRFEYTVGISYDANIKEAREIIMDVLHNDSRILKTPPVEVFVKGLGDSSVNLTIRAWTKKEDFWPANNENQEAIKNALDKHNISIPYPQTEMRIISDLNGGQDRIMKS, encoded by the coding sequence ATGAATAGATTAGAAAGCAGTCTGGATACGTTACTAGAAGTTGTACTTTTAAAGACACCAAGTATTATTACAGGGATTATTATATTAATCGTTGGAAGCTACATTGTCAAATTTTTACTTGGCCTGATCAGTAGGAGATTTGAAAAGCGTAATGTAGACTTATCAATACGGGGATTTGCGATGAGTATCTTGCGTGTTGTATTTTACGCCCTATTATTCCTAACAGTAGCGAGTACCATGGGAATTGAAACAACTTCCTTTATTGCCGCTTTATCAGCTTTTGGTCTGGCAGCAGGTTTAGCATTGCAGGGCAGTTTAAGTAATTTTGCCGGCGGGGTACTGATTCTTTTATTTAGACCTTTCGAAGTTGGAGACTATGTGAGTAGCAGTAACGGTACATCGGGCACTGTGGATAGAATCGATATTTTATATACAACGTTAATTGCTGGAGATGGTGTTCGTGTATTTAGTCCAAATGGTCCTTTAGCAAATTCTGTTATTCAAAATTTCACCAAAATTACCAATCGCCGTTTTGAGTATACGGTCGGTATTTCATATGATGCCAATATTAAGGAAGCGCGTGAGATTATTATGGACGTACTTCATAATGATTCACGTATTCTGAAAACTCCTCCAGTTGAGGTTTTTGTGAAAGGGTTGGGAGATAGTTCCGTTAATCTCACCATTCGTGCATGGACAAAAAAGGAAGATTTTTGGCCAGCGAACAATGAAAATCAAGAAGCTATTAAAAATGCTTTGGATAAACATAACATCAGTATTCCTTATCCACAGACCGAGATGCGTATTATTTCGGATCTAAATGGAGGGCAGGACCGTATTATGAAATCTTAA
- a CDS encoding 2-hydroxyacid dehydrogenase — protein sequence MKVFICRTIPQKAIDSLQQAGFDITYRTEPGNIIQSDLIKACQQVDYLFAAGHNLLDEKFFETCRHLKGIALMSAGYDSVDLEAATKYGIPVSNTPDVLSNATADIAFLLMLAVSRKAFFMNRKIINNEWKDFELTEHLGVELDGKTLGIFGLGRIGFELARKAKAAYNMDIIYYNRHPNSNAKRLLDATYVNYDELLTRSDVLSVHANLTAETKGKFNKEAFTRMKNTAIFINTARGGLHQEEDLYTALTSGELWGAGLDVTNPEPMAFDNPLLSLPNVAVLPHIGSATTEARDNMALMAAQNLIAANKHIKMPQILNKEIYENNI from the coding sequence ATGAAAGTTTTTATCTGCAGAACAATTCCTCAAAAAGCGATTGATAGTTTACAGCAAGCTGGTTTTGACATCACCTACCGCACAGAACCCGGAAATATTATACAATCAGATTTAATTAAAGCCTGTCAACAGGTAGATTATTTATTTGCCGCCGGACATAATCTGCTAGATGAAAAATTTTTCGAAACATGTCGTCATCTTAAGGGAATAGCATTGATGAGTGCCGGATATGACAGTGTTGACCTTGAAGCCGCAACCAAATACGGTATTCCTGTAAGCAATACACCTGATGTGTTATCCAACGCAACTGCTGATATCGCTTTTCTATTAATGCTGGCAGTGTCGAGAAAAGCTTTTTTCATGAATCGCAAAATCATAAATAACGAATGGAAAGATTTTGAATTAACGGAACATCTCGGTGTGGAGCTTGATGGGAAGACTTTAGGAATTTTTGGATTAGGCCGTATTGGTTTTGAACTCGCAAGGAAAGCCAAAGCTGCTTATAATATGGATATCATTTATTACAATAGACATCCAAACAGTAATGCAAAACGACTTTTGGATGCTACTTACGTAAATTATGATGAATTATTAACCCGAAGTGATGTGCTGTCGGTTCATGCAAATCTGACAGCAGAAACGAAAGGAAAATTTAATAAAGAAGCTTTCACAAGAATGAAAAACACAGCTATTTTTATCAATACAGCACGTGGGGGATTACATCAAGAAGAAGATTTATACACGGCATTAACAAGCGGAGAACTGTGGGGGGCTGGTCTAGATGTCACTAACCCTGAGCCTATGGCATTTGACAATCCACTACTTAGCTTGCCTAACGTAGCAGTATTGCCCCATATCGGATCTGCTACAACAGAAGCTAGGGATAATATGGCGCTAATGGCAGCTCAAAACTTGATCGCCGCTAATAAGCACATCAAAATGCCTCAAATTTTAAATAAAGAGATTTATGAAAATAATATATAA
- a CDS encoding serine hydrolase, with amino-acid sequence MKNFIAALLLSSSLTAVAQNSNQEQINHTFYNKIEFFINSQQTDSIYKLANENFKRAVPYSSLKNLLENEIYPLGRIKHAEKINYSNGVSQYRVDFTDKSFQVPFGVDSTLHYHTLGFQPVTKPVAEKQAPVLTNTVVENKVDFFIDSAANIYTKKGNTQSLAIGVIKNGQLNTYFYGETEKGNKILPTSSTLYEIGSLSKIFTATLLADFVQSGTLSLEQHIVDFLPDSLKINPSLQKITFKTLANHTSGLPRLPDNLEKTKGFDPNNPYKNYDRKYLHQYLATFKAENESGEKYEYSNLGYALLGDILTSLHKKSYNTEIQEIIAKPLGLTSTTDVLNPKTQYLPKVYNIKGEETKAWDFQIFSAAGGLKSTVTDLMIFAQTQFKMPETQLENAMALTRQFTYFLPPSTDIGLAWHMDLLDDITYCYHTGGTGGSSSFIAIAPDKKTAVVLLSNAAESIETTGLSIFHFLLSQK; translated from the coding sequence ATGAAAAATTTTATTGCTGCACTTTTACTCAGTAGCTCATTGACTGCTGTTGCTCAAAATTCTAATCAAGAACAAATTAATCACACGTTCTATAATAAAATAGAATTTTTTATCAATTCACAACAGACAGATTCCATTTATAAACTGGCGAATGAAAATTTTAAGAGAGCAGTACCATATTCTTCTTTAAAAAACTTACTGGAAAATGAGATTTATCCGTTAGGTAGGATCAAACATGCTGAAAAAATAAACTACAGTAATGGAGTAAGTCAATATCGTGTAGATTTCACAGATAAATCCTTTCAGGTTCCTTTCGGTGTGGATAGCACGTTGCATTACCACACTTTAGGTTTTCAACCCGTTACAAAACCTGTTGCAGAGAAACAGGCACCCGTATTAACAAATACCGTTGTCGAAAATAAAGTTGATTTTTTCATTGATTCTGCTGCCAATATTTATACCAAAAAGGGGAATACACAATCTTTAGCAATTGGTGTCATAAAAAATGGTCAGTTAAACACCTACTTTTATGGTGAGACTGAAAAAGGAAATAAAATTCTACCCACAAGCAGTACCCTTTATGAAATAGGTTCACTGTCAAAAATCTTCACGGCTACATTATTAGCGGATTTCGTTCAAAGTGGAACATTAAGTTTAGAACAGCATATCGTTGATTTTTTACCTGATTCATTAAAAATAAATCCTAGCTTACAAAAGATAACGTTTAAAACCTTAGCAAATCATACTTCCGGTTTGCCCCGATTACCAGATAATCTTGAGAAAACAAAAGGTTTTGACCCCAACAACCCGTACAAAAATTATGATAGGAAATATTTACACCAATATTTGGCAACTTTCAAAGCCGAAAATGAAAGCGGAGAAAAATATGAATATAGTAATCTTGGGTATGCATTATTAGGAGATATATTAACATCACTCCATAAAAAAAGTTACAACACGGAAATTCAGGAAATTATCGCAAAGCCTTTAGGCTTAACATCGACTACGGATGTTCTAAATCCTAAAACACAATATCTGCCAAAAGTCTATAACATAAAAGGAGAAGAAACGAAAGCATGGGATTTTCAAATTTTTAGTGCGGCTGGAGGTTTAAAATCGACTGTTACCGATTTAATGATCTTTGCGCAGACACAGTTCAAAATGCCGGAAACACAATTGGAGAACGCTATGGCACTGACACGTCAGTTCACATATTTCCTTCCTCCTAGCACAGACATTGGCCTGGCTTGGCACATGGATTTATTGGATGATATTACTTACTGTTATCACACAGGTGGTACAGGTGGCAGCAGTTCATTCATAGCTATTGCACCAGATAAAAAAACAGCGGTAGTTTTACTTTCCAATGCTGCCGAATCTATCGAGACAACTGGATTATCGATCTTCCATTTTCTTCTTTCTCAAAAATAA